The following are encoded together in the Streptomyces tsukubensis genome:
- a CDS encoding carbohydrate ABC transporter permease, producing MTATAAHEQAPPGPSKGPGPGQRKQRRLRIPAKARSIGLPYLLLVPALLFELFVHVVPMVVGIFMAFKELTQFYIRDWGAAPWTGFDNFKLAVDFNQPVGKALLHSFWVTCAFTAITVLCCWLLGVAAAVFLQENFKGRGLLRAIFLTPYALPIYAAVITWAFMFQRDNGMVNHIIHDQLGLTDDRPFWLLGDNSFVALTVVAVWKTWPFAFLIVMAALQNIPKDLYEASAIDGAGIWQQIRRITLPALRPVNQVLVLVLFLWTFNDFNTPFILFGDSAPEAADLISIHIYQSSFVSWNFGTGSAMSVLLLLFLLLVTAVYLMLTSRGRKGENV from the coding sequence ATGACCGCCACCGCCGCTCACGAGCAGGCGCCGCCGGGTCCCTCCAAGGGGCCCGGCCCCGGGCAGCGCAAGCAGCGCCGCCTTCGCATCCCCGCGAAGGCGCGCAGCATCGGACTGCCCTACCTGCTGCTCGTTCCCGCCCTGCTCTTCGAACTCTTCGTGCACGTCGTTCCCATGGTCGTCGGCATCTTCATGGCCTTCAAGGAGCTGACGCAGTTCTACATCCGCGACTGGGGGGCCGCCCCCTGGACCGGCTTCGACAACTTCAAGCTCGCCGTCGATTTCAACCAGCCGGTCGGCAAGGCCCTGCTGCACTCCTTCTGGGTCACCTGCGCCTTCACCGCGATCACCGTCCTCTGCTGCTGGCTGCTCGGGGTCGCCGCCGCCGTCTTCCTCCAGGAGAACTTCAAGGGCCGCGGACTGCTGAGGGCCATCTTCCTCACCCCGTACGCCCTGCCCATCTACGCCGCCGTCATCACCTGGGCCTTCATGTTCCAGCGGGACAACGGCATGGTGAACCACATCATCCACGACCAGCTCGGGCTCACGGACGACCGTCCGTTCTGGCTGCTCGGCGACAACAGCTTCGTCGCCCTCACCGTCGTGGCCGTCTGGAAGACCTGGCCCTTCGCCTTCCTCATCGTGATGGCGGCCCTCCAGAACATCCCCAAGGATCTCTACGAGGCCTCCGCCATCGACGGCGCCGGGATCTGGCAGCAGATCCGCCGGATCACCCTGCCCGCGCTCAGGCCCGTCAACCAGGTGCTTGTCCTCGTTCTCTTCCTGTGGACCTTCAACGACTTCAACACGCCGTTCATCCTCTTCGGGGACTCGGCGCCGGAAGCCGCGGACCTGATCTCGATCCACATCTACCAATCGTCCTTCGTCTCCTGGAACTTCGGTACGGGCTCGGCGATGTCCGTGCTGCTGCTGCTCTTCCTGCTCCTGGTGACCGCTGTCTACCTGATGCTGACCTCACGCGGAAGGAAGGGCGAGAATGTCTAG
- a CDS encoding discoidin domain-containing protein has protein sequence MYRPPTRTAGTRTARRAVVPFAAAALLAGAVTGVQAPTAQAAGNVVKVTGSQGAWALTVNGAPYQIKGLTWGPSAADAEKYLPDVASMGVNTIRTWGTDASSKPLFDSAAAHGVKVIAGFWLQPGGGPGSGGCVNYLTDTAYKNDMLAEFPKWVDTYKDNPGVLMWNVGNESVLGLQNCYSGDELEKQRDAYTTFVNDITKKIHAVDPNHPVTSTDAWTGAWPYFKKNAPDLDLYAVNSYKEVCGVKSDWEKGGYNKPYIITETGPAGEWEVPDDANGVPQEPADTAKAEGYTKAWDCVTGHKGVALGATMFHYGTEYDFGGIWFNLLPAGERRLSYYSVKKAYKGSTSGDNTPPVISALDVEGNASAVPAGKDLTVTTKATDPDGDTLSYEALLNSNYIDQSKALTSVPVTDLGGGKLRFKAPDKAGVWKIYVKVKDGKGNVGVETRSIRVVPPPVDGTNIALGRPATASSFQTDSTGGCPCPASNAVDGKLDNRWASDWSDPQWLQVDLGASTSFHHVQLTWEAAYAKAYTVQTSDDGTNWRTVQEVKDGDGGIDDFDVQGKGRYVRVNGTQRGTGYGYSLHEFGVYN, from the coding sequence ATGTACCGTCCCCCCACCCGGACGGCCGGAACCCGGACGGCCAGACGCGCCGTCGTGCCGTTCGCGGCGGCGGCACTGCTGGCCGGGGCCGTGACCGGTGTGCAGGCACCCACCGCGCAGGCGGCGGGAAACGTCGTGAAGGTGACAGGTTCGCAGGGCGCCTGGGCACTGACCGTCAACGGAGCGCCCTACCAGATCAAGGGGCTGACCTGGGGTCCCTCGGCGGCGGACGCCGAGAAGTACCTGCCCGACGTCGCCTCGATGGGCGTCAATACCATCCGTACCTGGGGCACCGACGCCTCCAGCAAGCCGCTGTTCGACTCCGCGGCGGCGCACGGGGTCAAGGTGATCGCCGGGTTCTGGCTCCAGCCGGGCGGCGGCCCCGGATCCGGCGGGTGCGTCAACTACCTCACCGACACCGCGTACAAGAACGACATGCTCGCGGAGTTCCCGAAGTGGGTCGACACCTACAAGGACAACCCCGGTGTCCTGATGTGGAACGTGGGCAACGAGTCGGTGCTCGGCCTGCAGAACTGTTACAGCGGCGACGAGTTGGAGAAGCAACGCGACGCCTACACCACCTTCGTCAACGACATCACCAAGAAGATCCACGCGGTCGACCCGAACCACCCCGTGACCTCCACCGACGCCTGGACGGGCGCCTGGCCCTATTTCAAGAAGAACGCCCCTGACCTGGACCTGTACGCGGTCAACTCCTACAAGGAGGTCTGCGGCGTCAAGTCGGACTGGGAGAAGGGCGGTTACAACAAGCCCTACATCATCACCGAGACCGGTCCCGCGGGCGAGTGGGAGGTCCCTGACGACGCCAACGGCGTACCGCAGGAGCCCGCCGACACCGCGAAGGCCGAGGGATACACGAAGGCCTGGGACTGCGTCACCGGACACAAGGGCGTGGCGCTCGGTGCCACGATGTTCCACTACGGGACCGAGTACGACTTCGGCGGCATCTGGTTCAACCTGCTGCCCGCGGGCGAGCGGCGGCTGTCGTACTACTCGGTGAAGAAGGCGTACAAGGGCAGCACCTCGGGTGACAACACGCCGCCGGTGATCTCCGCGCTGGACGTGGAGGGGAACGCCTCGGCGGTCCCCGCGGGCAAGGACCTCACCGTGACCACGAAGGCCACCGACCCCGACGGTGACACCCTTTCGTACGAGGCGCTCCTCAACAGCAACTACATCGACCAGAGCAAGGCGCTGACGTCGGTGCCCGTCACGGATCTCGGCGGCGGAAAGCTCCGGTTCAAGGCGCCTGACAAGGCCGGGGTGTGGAAGATCTACGTCAAGGTGAAGGACGGCAAGGGCAACGTCGGCGTGGAGACCCGCTCCATCAGGGTCGTGCCGCCGCCGGTCGACGGGACGAACATCGCGCTCGGCAGGCCGGCCACCGCCTCGTCGTTCCAGACGGACAGCACGGGCGGATGCCCCTGCCCCGCGTCGAACGCCGTCGACGGCAAGCTGGACAACCGCTGGGCGAGCGACTGGAGCGACCCGCAGTGGCTCCAGGTCGATCTGGGCGCCTCCACCTCCTTCCACCACGTCCAGCTCACCTGGGAGGCCGCCTACGCGAAGGCGTACACGGTCCAGACCTCCGACGACGGCACGAACTGGCGGACCGTCCAGGAAGTGAAGGACGGTGACGGTGGCATCGACGACTTCGACGTCCAGGGCAAGGGGCGCTACGTGCGGGTGAACGGCACGCAGCGGGGCACCGGTTACGGCTACTCGTTGCACGAGTTCGGCGTGTACAACTGA
- a CDS encoding rod shape-determining protein, with translation MPQPSSGTSVEVTHRTVHDPARAARRTGDHRLPDAQEEQAMPLPSRHIAVDLGSSTIRLRCAESAGVWSAPHLAVVDDQGAVRAWGEEAWRMAGRTPPHLRLVRPVTGGAVTDLALAARLLGSALRVARSGRKRMRASEALVCVPDHATSMERHVLRQVCKDAGLNRVTTVTQSVAAAVGAGVSSAPAGALLVDIGADRSSAAMIAFGAALVTRTVPRGAGTVDQRLVRHTRETCGLTVSRSMAEEAKLAAGREGDSVSVRGQDSERGMPRTTEISLTEIREVLRTTYEDTGLIVSGVLDSSPPELVDDVMDRGVLLCGAGAGLYGLDAYLRERLRIPVHVAEAPGDASIQGAFDLGRQGAPVGVA, from the coding sequence TTGCCGCAGCCGTCCTCGGGGACCAGCGTCGAGGTCACGCACCGCACCGTCCATGACCCGGCGCGGGCCGCCCGCCGCACCGGCGATCACCGCCTCCCCGACGCCCAGGAGGAACAGGCCATGCCCCTGCCCAGCCGTCATATAGCCGTCGATCTCGGCAGTTCGACGATCCGACTGCGCTGCGCGGAGAGCGCGGGGGTCTGGAGCGCGCCGCACCTGGCGGTGGTCGACGATCAGGGCGCCGTACGGGCCTGGGGCGAGGAGGCGTGGCGCATGGCGGGCCGCACCCCGCCACACCTGCGCCTGGTGCGCCCGGTGACCGGCGGGGCGGTCACCGACCTCGCGCTGGCCGCGCGGCTGCTCGGCTCGGCGCTCCGGGTGGCACGCAGCGGGCGCAAGCGGATGCGCGCCTCCGAGGCGCTGGTCTGTGTCCCCGACCATGCCACGTCCATGGAGCGGCACGTGCTGCGTCAGGTCTGCAAGGACGCCGGCCTCAACCGCGTCACCACCGTCACCCAGTCCGTGGCCGCTGCGGTCGGCGCGGGGGTTTCGAGCGCACCGGCGGGAGCGCTCCTCGTGGACATCGGCGCCGACCGCAGCTCCGCGGCGATGATCGCTTTCGGTGCGGCACTGGTGACCAGGACCGTTCCGCGTGGCGCGGGCACGGTCGACCAGCGCCTCGTCCGCCACACCAGGGAGACCTGCGGGCTGACGGTGAGCCGCTCCATGGCAGAGGAGGCGAAGCTGGCGGCGGGCCGTGAGGGCGATTCGGTCTCGGTGCGCGGTCAGGATTCCGAACGGGGGATGCCCCGCACCACGGAGATCTCTCTGACCGAGATCCGCGAGGTGCTGCGGACGACCTACGAGGACACCGGGCTGATCGTGTCGGGCGTACTGGACTCCAGCCCGCCGGAGCTCGTCGACGACGTCATGGACCGCGGAGTGCTGCTGTGCGGTGCGGGCGCCGGACTGTACGGTCTCGACGCCTATCTGCGGGAGCGGCTGCGGATCCCCGTCCACGTCGCGGAGGCCCCGGGTGACGCGTCGATCCAGGGTGCGTTCGATCTCGGGCGGCAGGGGGCGCCGGTGGGGGTGGCGTGA
- a CDS encoding carbohydrate ABC transporter permease encodes MSSATAPPPARTDGEPAKGGRGRSPMAPPTSFLWTRRIFLTLLTAFVVLPIYVMVSSSLKPLKDVSGKFQWIPTGLTIRPYIDIWKTIPLAKYFGNSLVVAGAATVCSVVIAIFAAYAVSRYNFRGKKVFTISVLSTQMFPGILFLLPLFLIFVNVGNSTGIPLFGSRFGLVITYLTFSLPFAIWMLIGYFDSVPRELDEAAKVDGCGPLGALFRVVVPAAIPGIVAVAVYAFMTAWGEVLFASVLTNDETRTLAVGLQGYATQNDVYWNQVMAASLVVSVPVVAGFLLLQRYLVAGLTAGAVK; translated from the coding sequence ATGTCTAGCGCGACCGCGCCGCCACCGGCCAGAACGGACGGCGAACCGGCCAAGGGCGGGCGGGGGCGCTCGCCCATGGCGCCGCCCACCTCCTTCCTCTGGACGCGGCGGATCTTCCTGACCCTGCTGACCGCCTTCGTGGTGCTGCCCATCTATGTGATGGTCAGCAGCTCCCTGAAGCCGCTCAAGGACGTGTCGGGCAAATTCCAGTGGATTCCGACAGGGCTGACCATCCGCCCCTACATCGATATCTGGAAGACCATCCCGCTCGCCAAGTACTTCGGGAACTCGCTGGTCGTGGCGGGCGCCGCCACCGTCTGCTCGGTCGTGATCGCGATCTTCGCCGCCTACGCGGTCAGCCGCTACAACTTCCGCGGCAAGAAGGTCTTCACCATCTCGGTGCTCTCCACCCAGATGTTCCCCGGCATCCTCTTCCTGCTGCCGCTGTTCCTGATCTTCGTCAACGTCGGCAACTCCACCGGGATCCCCCTGTTCGGCTCGCGGTTCGGCCTGGTCATCACCTATCTGACCTTCTCGCTGCCGTTCGCCATCTGGATGCTGATCGGATACTTCGACTCGGTCCCGCGTGAGCTGGACGAGGCCGCCAAGGTGGACGGCTGCGGGCCCCTTGGGGCACTCTTCAGGGTCGTCGTGCCCGCTGCCATCCCCGGCATCGTCGCCGTCGCCGTCTACGCCTTCATGACGGCCTGGGGCGAAGTGCTCTTCGCCTCCGTGCTCACCAACGACGAGACCCGCACCCTCGCGGTCGGCCTCCAGGGGTACGCCACCCAGAACGACGTGTACTGGAACCAGGTCATGGCCGCGTCGCTCGTGGTCAGCGTCCCGGTCGTCGCCGGCTTCCTGCTGCTCCAGCGCTACCTCGTCGCGGGACTCACCGCCGGCGCCGTCAAGTGA
- a CDS encoding DUF1996 domain-containing protein: MARRSRTLNGLLVFTALVMTTAGVGSITMTADAAAKSPASASPAQHTGHSMAPSTKASGDDPDGDGYIMADPPVTGVTPSTATPPHRYFHEFQAKCAPTRTAPDDPIVYPGQPGKSHDHTFMGNTTTNAGSTTASLSAGDTKCLAVGDKSAYWVPSLFNGDEKILPIGPQTIYYKSGVTDYTSVRPFPKGLRYVVGNPMQSAEEFKNLKGMVEGWECGNSYHNIEFPASCPSTQDTQLNIRLQAPSCWDGIHLDTPDHKSHMAYPEASGNNNNVCPASHPVALPMVEFKMAWPVNGDMSKVRLASGTGHSFHYDFFNAWDDATLNAMVSHCVKGGLQCDARGYDETNPQAGAALNEDYELP; this comes from the coding sequence ATGGCACGGAGGTCCAGAACCCTCAACGGATTACTCGTGTTCACCGCGCTGGTCATGACCACGGCAGGCGTCGGCTCGATCACGATGACGGCCGACGCGGCGGCGAAGTCGCCCGCGTCGGCCTCACCGGCGCAGCACACCGGCCACTCGATGGCCCCGTCGACCAAGGCGTCGGGCGACGACCCCGATGGCGACGGGTACATCATGGCCGACCCGCCGGTCACCGGGGTGACGCCCTCGACGGCCACACCGCCGCACCGGTACTTCCACGAGTTCCAGGCCAAATGCGCTCCGACCCGCACCGCCCCCGACGACCCGATCGTCTACCCGGGGCAACCGGGCAAGTCCCACGACCACACCTTCATGGGCAACACCACGACCAACGCCGGCTCGACGACGGCGTCACTCAGCGCGGGTGACACCAAGTGTCTGGCGGTCGGTGACAAGTCGGCCTACTGGGTCCCGAGCCTCTTCAACGGGGACGAGAAGATCCTCCCGATCGGGCCGCAGACGATCTACTACAAGTCCGGAGTCACCGACTACACCAGCGTCCGGCCCTTCCCCAAGGGGCTGCGTTACGTCGTCGGCAACCCCATGCAGTCCGCCGAGGAGTTCAAGAACCTCAAGGGCATGGTCGAGGGCTGGGAGTGCGGGAACTCGTACCACAACATCGAATTCCCCGCGTCCTGCCCGAGCACCCAGGACACCCAGCTCAACATCCGCCTCCAGGCGCCGAGTTGCTGGGACGGAATTCATCTCGACACCCCGGACCACAAGAGCCACATGGCCTACCCGGAGGCGTCGGGAAACAACAACAACGTCTGCCCGGCCTCGCACCCGGTGGCGCTGCCGATGGTCGAGTTCAAGATGGCGTGGCCCGTCAACGGCGACATGTCCAAGGTCAGACTGGCCAGCGGCACCGGCCACTCGTTCCACTACGACTTCTTCAACGCCTGGGACGACGCCACACTGAACGCGATGGTGTCGCACTGCGTCAAGGGCGGCCTCCAGTGTGACGCCCGGGGTTACGACGAGACGAACCCCCAGGCGGGCGCGGCCCTCAACGAGGACTACGAACTGCCGTAG
- a CDS encoding COG4315 family predicted lipoprotein has protein sequence MACGSETRSSGSQASRTRAARSGEESREGGGPPTAGQCGIRICGCRDDGKRQWAYDGRPVFTFVKDKQPCDTTGDGMKDVWHVARP, from the coding sequence ATCGCCTGTGGCTCCGAAACGCGCAGTTCGGGGTCACAGGCGTCTCGCACCCGCGCCGCTCGATCTGGCGAGGAGTCCCGAGAGGGGGGCGGGCCCCCGACCGCCGGCCAGTGTGGGATCCGGATCTGCGGGTGCCGGGACGACGGCAAGCGGCAGTGGGCTTATGACGGCAGGCCCGTGTTCACCTTCGTCAAGGACAAGCAGCCCTGCGACACGACCGGCGACGGCATGAAGGATGTCTGGCACGTCGCGAGGCCCTAG
- a CDS encoding MFS transporter codes for MTETITTTTRPAHPIRQLLAASVGNAVEWYDWYAYTFLATYIADQIFPKGSGNSLVPLLSTFAVFAVGFFMRPVGGLLMGAVADRRGRRAALTVTILLMGGSSLLVGLTPTYAAAGLLAPVVLVLARLLQGLSVGGEFAASTTFLVESAGPGRRGLFSSFQYVSTTIGQLIASGVAALLVNTLSGGQMDGWGWRVPFVFGAALSLFGFWIRRGAQETRDPLREKARPALFEALRLHPRASLLICGITAGGTLAYYTWTSYLPTYAELNAGISKGDALLAGTLSLAFFALLQPVGGMVSDRFGRKPLLLFFGLGFALLSVPMLKLISGSFVSLLVVQCAGMVLLTGFTSISAAVNAEIFPARVRAAGIGFPYSLTVALFGGTAPYMGTLFKEIGHSGLFPWYVALLCLLSSLVYLRLPESAHRELDR; via the coding sequence ATGACAGAGACCATCACGACCACGACCCGCCCTGCTCACCCGATCCGCCAACTTCTCGCCGCCTCCGTCGGCAACGCCGTGGAATGGTACGACTGGTACGCCTACACCTTCCTCGCGACGTACATCGCCGACCAGATCTTCCCGAAGGGATCGGGAAACTCGCTGGTCCCCCTTCTCTCCACTTTCGCCGTCTTCGCGGTCGGGTTCTTCATGCGCCCCGTCGGCGGGCTGCTCATGGGCGCGGTCGCCGACCGGCGCGGCAGGCGTGCCGCCCTCACCGTCACCATCCTGCTGATGGGCGGCTCCAGCCTGCTCGTCGGGCTGACACCGACCTACGCGGCGGCGGGGCTGCTCGCACCCGTCGTACTGGTCCTGGCGCGGCTGCTCCAAGGGCTCTCCGTCGGCGGCGAGTTCGCCGCCTCCACCACCTTCCTCGTGGAGTCCGCGGGGCCGGGAAGGCGCGGCCTCTTCTCCAGTTTCCAGTACGTCTCCACCACCATCGGTCAGCTCATCGCCTCCGGGGTGGCCGCGCTTCTGGTCAACACACTCAGCGGCGGGCAGATGGACGGCTGGGGCTGGCGGGTGCCCTTCGTCTTCGGCGCGGCCCTGAGCCTCTTCGGGTTCTGGATCAGGCGCGGCGCCCAGGAGACCCGTGACCCACTGCGTGAGAAGGCCCGCCCCGCGCTCTTCGAAGCCCTGCGGCTCCATCCCCGGGCGTCGCTGCTCATCTGCGGCATCACCGCGGGCGGCACGCTCGCGTACTACACCTGGACCTCTTACCTGCCGACGTACGCGGAGCTGAACGCGGGCATCTCCAAGGGCGACGCGTTGCTGGCAGGCACGCTGTCCCTGGCCTTCTTCGCGCTGCTCCAGCCGGTCGGCGGGATGGTGTCCGACCGGTTCGGCCGCAAACCGCTGCTGCTCTTCTTCGGGCTCGGTTTCGCCCTCCTCAGTGTGCCGATGCTGAAGCTGATCAGTGGGTCCTTCGTGTCGTTGCTCGTGGTGCAGTGTGCGGGCATGGTCCTGCTGACCGGCTTCACCTCGATCTCGGCAGCGGTCAACGCCGAGATCTTCCCCGCCCGGGTACGCGCGGCGGGCATCGGCTTCCCCTACTCGCTCACGGTCGCGCTCTTCGGCGGTACGGCTCCGTACATGGGCACCCTGTTCAAGGAGATCGGCCACTCCGGGCTCTTCCCCTGGTACGTGGCCCTGCTCTGCCTCCTCTCCTCCCTGGTCTACCTGAGGCTGCCGGAGAGCGCCCACCGGGAACTCGACCGCTGA
- a CDS encoding tyrosine-type recombinase/integrase encodes MRFENFVGDYMGRQRQLSYSTVYEYEHLARNHLIPELGTRRVETFNPSVVENFLMTTDRLGTPDPTQFKVYVLLKTLLLDAHRKGAIEGHPLEDVDAPRYEAERAVVPTKDQVIAIKAAAANDRFSMFIDMIVGCGPRNGRRSR; translated from the coding sequence ATGCGGTTCGAGAACTTCGTCGGGGACTACATGGGGCGCCAGCGGCAGCTGTCGTACAGCACGGTGTACGAGTACGAGCACCTTGCGCGGAACCACCTGATCCCGGAGCTGGGAACGCGGCGCGTGGAGACCTTCAACCCGTCGGTGGTGGAGAACTTCCTGATGACGACGGACCGCTTGGGCACACCGGATCCCACGCAGTTCAAGGTGTACGTCCTCCTCAAGACCCTTCTGCTCGACGCCCACCGGAAGGGTGCGATCGAGGGGCACCCGCTTGAGGACGTCGACGCGCCGCGGTACGAGGCCGAGCGGGCGGTCGTCCCCACCAAGGACCAGGTGATCGCGATAAAGGCCGCGGCCGCCAACGATCGATTCTCGATGTTCATCGACATGATCGTGGGCTGCGGTCCGCGCAACGGGAGGCGCTCGCGCTGA
- a CDS encoding GH1 family beta-glucosidase gives MSDPFDQAALPADFLWGVATAAYQIEGAVAEDGRAPSIWDTFSHRPGKIAGGDNGDVACDHYHRWREDIGLIKELGAGAYRFSVAWPRVVPGGFGAVNTKGLDFYDKLVDGLLEAGITPFATLYHWDLPQALQDRGGWPERETAEHFATYAAVVAEKLGDRVKNWATLNEPLCSSWIGHLEGTMAPGRTDITAAVRTSYHLLLGHGLATQAIRAVAPGAEVGIVNNLNPVEPATGSKADAAAARRADGHTNRWWLDPIHGRGFPADMREVYGVELPERAGDLATIAQPLDWLGLNYYFPSVVTDDPNGIHPFARQVRRLHMPRTGMDWEIDANGIETMLLRLTHEYGARKIYVTENGSAYPDVIGADGSVHDPERIAYLEDHLAACARAARQGVPLAGYFAWSLMDNFEWAYGYDKRFGLVHVDYKTQARTVKSSGRRYAEIAGAQRRRALRTG, from the coding sequence GTGTCCGACCCGTTCGACCAGGCAGCCCTGCCCGCCGACTTCCTCTGGGGTGTGGCCACCGCCGCCTACCAGATCGAGGGCGCCGTCGCCGAGGACGGCAGGGCCCCCTCGATCTGGGACACCTTCTCGCACCGGCCGGGGAAGATCGCGGGCGGTGACAACGGAGACGTCGCCTGCGACCACTACCACCGGTGGCGCGAGGACATCGGACTCATCAAGGAACTCGGCGCCGGCGCCTACCGCTTCTCCGTCGCCTGGCCGAGGGTCGTCCCGGGCGGCTTCGGCGCGGTGAACACCAAGGGCCTCGACTTCTACGACAAGCTCGTGGACGGTCTCCTCGAAGCGGGGATCACCCCCTTCGCGACCCTGTACCACTGGGATCTTCCCCAGGCTCTCCAGGACCGAGGCGGCTGGCCCGAACGGGAGACCGCCGAGCACTTCGCCACCTACGCCGCCGTCGTCGCCGAGAAGCTGGGCGACCGCGTCAAGAACTGGGCGACCCTCAACGAACCGCTCTGCTCCTCCTGGATCGGTCACCTCGAAGGCACCATGGCGCCCGGCCGCACAGACATCACCGCCGCCGTCCGCACCTCGTACCACCTGCTGCTCGGCCACGGTCTCGCCACGCAGGCGATCAGGGCCGTCGCCCCCGGGGCCGAGGTCGGCATCGTCAACAACCTCAACCCCGTCGAACCCGCCACCGGCTCGAAGGCCGACGCCGCCGCGGCCCGCCGCGCCGACGGTCACACCAACCGCTGGTGGCTCGACCCCATCCACGGCCGGGGTTTCCCCGCCGACATGCGCGAGGTCTACGGAGTCGAACTGCCCGAGCGCGCGGGTGACCTCGCCACCATCGCGCAACCGCTCGACTGGCTCGGGCTGAACTACTACTTCCCGAGCGTCGTCACCGACGACCCGAACGGCATCCACCCGTTCGCGCGTCAGGTCCGCCGGCTCCACATGCCGCGCACGGGCATGGACTGGGAGATCGACGCGAACGGCATCGAGACGATGCTGCTGCGGCTGACGCACGAGTACGGCGCGCGAAAGATCTACGTCACGGAGAACGGCTCCGCCTACCCCGACGTGATCGGCGCCGACGGTTCCGTGCACGACCCGGAGCGGATCGCCTACCTGGAGGACCACTTGGCGGCCTGCGCCCGCGCCGCCCGCCAGGGCGTTCCGCTCGCGGGGTACTTCGCCTGGTCGCTGATGGACAACTTCGAGTGGGCCTACGGCTACGACAAGCGCTTCGGCCTCGTCCACGTCGACTACAAGACCCAGGCCCGCACCGTGAAGTCGAGCGGCAGGCGGTACGCGGAGATCGCCGGTGCCCAGCGCAGACGCGCACTCCGCACGGGCTGA
- a CDS encoding FAD-binding oxidoreductase, with the protein MVNTAAQNIPAGRVLIDPESLERYRHDEAEWAPHGMPLAVVRPKDTAEVRDVVRHCISHGVPLVARGAGTGLSGGANAVDGAIMVSFEDMDQIIRIDPDERLAVVRPGVVNDDLRAACARVGMWYPPDPASSPWSTIGGNVATNAGGMCCVKYGVTRDYVLGLEIVDGRGEIVRLGRQTAKGVAGYDLCGLMVGSEGTLGVITEITVRLRPARPVERTIAGYFDSVVAAGEAVSAITAAGVIPSALELVDRHCLAAVDAWRNMGLSADADVVLLGRVDTPGAEGDAEAALIRDCFERAGATWAAQSTDQQEADALFDARRLAYPALERLGPVLTEDVCVPRAAVPEMLARIEKSAARHDVLIANIAHAGDGNLHPLIITQPGDDAARARAQLAFDDILDDAIALGGTVTGEHGVGLLKMRGMDKEMGPAALSMQRAVKAALDPHGILNPGKVVARADAG; encoded by the coding sequence GTGGTGAACACAGCGGCGCAGAACATCCCGGCCGGGCGGGTCCTCATCGATCCTGAGAGCCTGGAACGGTACCGGCACGACGAGGCCGAGTGGGCGCCGCACGGCATGCCCCTCGCCGTCGTACGGCCGAAGGACACCGCCGAGGTACGGGATGTCGTACGTCACTGCATAAGCCACGGCGTCCCGCTGGTGGCGCGCGGGGCGGGGACGGGACTCTCGGGCGGCGCCAACGCGGTGGACGGCGCGATCATGGTCTCCTTCGAGGACATGGACCAGATCATCCGTATCGACCCGGACGAGCGGCTGGCCGTCGTACGGCCCGGGGTGGTCAATGACGACCTGCGGGCCGCCTGCGCGCGCGTGGGCATGTGGTATCCGCCGGACCCGGCCAGCTCGCCGTGGTCGACCATCGGCGGGAACGTGGCGACCAACGCGGGCGGTATGTGCTGTGTGAAGTACGGCGTCACGCGGGACTACGTCCTCGGCCTGGAGATCGTGGACGGGCGTGGGGAGATCGTGCGTCTCGGCAGGCAGACCGCGAAGGGGGTCGCCGGCTACGACCTGTGCGGGCTCATGGTCGGCTCGGAGGGCACCCTCGGGGTGATCACCGAGATCACTGTCAGGCTCCGGCCCGCGCGGCCCGTCGAGCGGACCATCGCCGGCTACTTCGACTCGGTGGTGGCCGCGGGCGAGGCGGTCAGTGCCATCACCGCGGCGGGGGTCATCCCCTCCGCGCTGGAGCTGGTGGACCGGCACTGTCTCGCCGCTGTCGACGCGTGGCGCAACATGGGGCTCTCCGCCGACGCCGACGTGGTCCTGCTCGGCCGGGTCGACACCCCCGGCGCCGAGGGCGACGCGGAGGCCGCGCTGATACGTGACTGTTTCGAGCGCGCCGGGGCGACCTGGGCCGCGCAATCCACCGACCAGCAGGAGGCCGACGCGCTGTTCGACGCGCGCAGGCTGGCCTACCCGGCGCTGGAGCGGCTCGGCCCGGTGCTGACCGAGGACGTGTGCGTACCCCGTGCCGCGGTGCCCGAGATGCTGGCCCGCATCGAGAAGTCGGCGGCGCGGCACGACGTACTGATCGCCAACATCGCGCACGCGGGCGACGGCAACCTGCACCCGCTGATCATCACCCAGCCGGGCGACGACGCCGCTCGGGCGCGAGCGCAGCTCGCGTTCGACGACATCCTCGACGACGCGATCGCTCTCGGCGGCACCGTGACGGGCGAACACGGAGTCGGCCTGCTGAAGATGCGCGGCATGGACAAGGAGATGGGTCCTGCCGCGCTCTCCATGCAGCGGGCGGTGAAGGCGGCGCTCGACCCGCACGGCATCCTCAACCCGGGCAAGGTGGTGGCGCGGGCGGACGCAGGCTGA